The window TCACTGGGAACAACCGTATAAGTGGCAGCATAAGCAATGGCTGCAGGAATGAGCACTCCCAAAACGCAGACAGATACAAAGATCCGTTTAAAACGGACGAAAAAATTCATTGGAACCTTTTCCCTCCTTTGGCCTTCGAGGTTAGCTGTCGGGTTCGGGTTGAAGGGCACCCTACCGCACCTGTAGACACCTCCGTAAAAAGGCAGCGGATTCACCCCGTAAAATTTGTCCCCCGTACTCCGGTTTTCGCGGAGATTCGGCCTCTTTTGTAAAGTTATGAATTATTTTACTGGTTTTCCATAAATGTGTCCACCCTCAATATTTGGTAATTGTTCACATAGCATTGATTTATTGGGAAATAATATTTTTGCATTTAGCTCTGGGGGTGTTTTTTTGGAAAGCCAGACGGGAGTAAAAATAGCCATTATCGGGGCAGGTCAGGTTGGAGCGTCGGTGGCCTTTGCCATTATGTCCAGTGGGCTGGCCAGTGATTTGGTTTTGGTTGATGTCGATAAGGATAAGGCTAAGGGAGAGGCGCTGAACCTGGGGGATGCCGCTGTGTTCACGAAACCTGCCGGTGTAATAGCCGGAGATTTTGAAGACTGCCGGGATGCCCATATCATCATATTTACGGCAGGCAGCAATCAAAAACCTGCCATTGCCTTTGTCCTGAAACGCATCTGCGAAGCTGTGATCAGGGATGAGAATTCTATCTTGACGGTTTCGGGACTGGTTGATCATCTTTATGATATAGAAGGGTGTTGTTTAAGCATGTCCTGTATTATAAATGGGAGAGGAAGAAGCGAAGTGATTCCCCTGCCATGTCCGTGGAAGAGGAGGAGGGGCTAAGGAATTCCGCCAGGATTTTAAAGAAGGTTATTCAAGCGTTGGGGATTTAAGAGAAACTTATAACTTTCTTGCTATCCCATGATTATTAAGATAATGGCCTGCGAACTAAAGGAGTCCCAGCACAATTATTGTCTACAGGACCAAAGAGGAATATAAGTGCGTAACCTATAGTAGTTGTTACTTTTCAGCTTATGGTCTTATGGAATTATAAAAGTTATTGGACTAACCAATTAATTTTATTCCATATGAAAGATTAAAAAATCATAAAGAAAAGTCACCCCATTTGCTTGATAGCAGAGAGGCATTCCATTAAAATAAGTTGGAATGTAATACGCGGGAAAAGAAGGAGGTGCTGACATGTATACTAAAATCATCGCCTTTCTAGAGCGCTTTGGAAGTCAGGGCGCTATGGCCGATTTTGCCGCCAATGCCGTAATTTTGCTGGTCATAGGGATTATTTGCGTGTTATCAAGGCTTATTGCCAAGGAAATTCTCTTAAAAATTGTCACCAGTTATGCCAAAAAGAGCAGGCCGAGCTGGGATGATATTTTACTTGAAAAAAGGGTTTTCCAACGCCTTTCTCATCTTGTGACGCCCATTATTATCGCTCTCTTTGCGGGTACTTTTCCAAAGTACGAGGAACTGATCATGCGTGGCGTGCTGGTGTATACGGTTGCCGTCATGATGGGCGTGGCAGACGCGCTGATCAATGCTGTCGATGAGATATACAGAACCTACGAAATTTCTAAAGTGAGGCCCATGCGTGGGCTTCTGCAGATTATTAAGGTGGCTGTGTTTATTATCGGCTTCATTGTAATCATTGCCGGTCTGATTGGTGAAAGTCCGCTGGTGCTGCTGGGTGGCATCGGTGCCATGACCGCCGTTACCACC is drawn from Desulforamulus ruminis DSM 2154 and contains these coding sequences:
- a CDS encoding lactate/malate family dehydrogenase; protein product: MESQTGVKIAIIGAGQVGASVAFAIMSSGLASDLVLVDVDKDKAKGEALNLGDAAVFTKPAGVIAGDFEDCRDAHIIIFTAGSNQKPAIAFVLKRICEAVIRDENSILTVSGLVDHLYDIEGCCLSMSCIINGRGRSEVIPLPCPWKRRRG